GATTATATTTTAAAAGTTCTGGTAAAAGACATGGAAGCGTATCGTGAATTTTTAGTAACCAAACTGACTTCGCTACAGCACATCGGAAGTACACAAAGTATGTTTATGATTAGTGAGGTGAAGAACTCGACGGTGATTTCTTTTTAAGAGGTTCGGAGAAGCAAAGTTTCAAAGTTTTTCAGTAGAGACGCACAGCAGTGCGTCTAGCATCAAGTATGTCATTTCTTAAAAGTTGAACATTAACACAAATCCCTAGTTTAATTTGTTCAACTATCTTTTGGCAGCATTTTAATTAATAACAGTTTTTATTTAACAGCATCTTCAAAAGTTGGTCTTTCTCGTTTTCCAGCTATAACGTCTATTATAATTGATTCAACATTTTTATTTATAGAATCATTTGGCTGTAATTTAATTGCCTTATCAATGGTTTCTTTCGCTTCTTGATCATTTTTAGCAATAAGTAAGGTCATTGCGTGATTACCCAATAGTGCGAAATCATTAGGGTTTCTTTTTAGAGATTCCTCAGAATAAAATATTGCTTTCTCAATGTCTTTCAAGTGCATAGCCTCTAGTGAGGCTTCCATAGGAATTATATGGTTTTCTAATTCGAGTTTAAAAGCTAATTCCAATTGTTCAAGAGCTTCTTGATGTTTTTCCAGTCTTTGAAGTGCTTTAGACATTAATATCATACTTTGCCAATGTTCTGGAATTATCTCAAGACATTTTTTGAAGTCTTTTATAGAGTCTTCAAGCTTTAATTTTTCGGATTCCTTCAGTTCTTTTTTTCTATAGCCGTCTAAAAAAATAAGTCCCTCTTGCTTTTTTCCAGCCTGCTCAAAGATTTTATTAAATTCTTGAATTTTTTTATTCTCAAGTTCCTGCTCGACAATTCTGCTATAGATTTTGCCGTTTAAAAGATTTTCAATTTCTTTAGGAAGTAATTCTTTAGCAAAATCTGAGTAAGGATTTAGTATAAATGTTGCTCCATTCAAAGATTCAAACAAATCTTGTCCTTTTAAACTAAGATATGGAGCTTTTTTTTCCATTATTCCTTTTTCAAATATTCGATTTATTGATGTAAAGATTGGAATTTGTCCGTTTTCAAAAATAAAACACTGAACAGTTGTATTCTCATCTGCAGTTTGAGATCCAAATTTCGAAATAGTGTTTTCACTAGTAACTATAAATAATTGACTCCCTAATAATTTGTGATAAAATTCCTTTTGAGTAGAAAAATTGGACGCAGCTAGCATCAAACATTTTTCTAATTCATTCTCAGGAAATTCAGTTTTCTTTTTTTTGAATATTTCAAATAATCCCATTGCTTATCTTTTGTGTACTCCTAGAATTGTTTCTAAAGTTTTGCCAATTTAATTATTTTTCTTTTAAAGTAAAATTATTCCTAAAAAAGAAAAAACTTAGCAACCCTTTGCATAACCCTTAACACCCTTTACGGTAAAATCGTTACCCAAAATTTCACACAAAAAACATTGAAATTTAAGCCTTAAACAGAACTTTATTGTTTAATTTTGTAACCGCTAAAATAAAAACAAAATACTATGAGTTCATTTGACGTAGTCATTATAGGTTCAGGTCCTGGCGGATATGTATCAGCAATTCGTTGCGCACAATTAGGTTTCAAAACCGCAATTGTAGAAAAATATAATTCATTAGGCGGAACTTGCCTTAACGTAGGTTGTATTCCTTCAAAAGCATTATTATCTTCTTCTCATCATTATGCTGAAATTGCTCATTTTGCAGATCACGGAATCGAAGTTTCTGGAGATGTAAAAATCAATTTAGAGAAAATGATCGCGCGCAAGCAAGCAGTTGTAGATCAGACCGTAGGTGGTATCAACTACTTAATGGATAAAAATAAAATTACTGTTTTCAATGGTTTAGGTTCTTTCGTAGATGCAACACACATTGCAATTGCAAAAGCTGACGGAACATCAGAAACTATCGAAGCAAAATATACTGTAATTGCTACAGGATCAAAACCATCTTCTTTGCCATTCATTAAAATTGATAAAGAAAGAATCATCACTTCTACTGAGGCTTTAGCTTTAAAAGAAGTTCCAAAACACCTAGTTATCATCGGTGGTGGAGTTATCGGAATCGAGCTTGGACAAGTTTACTTGCGTTTAGGAGCTCAGGTTTCTGTAGTTGAATTTATGGATAGAATCATTCCAGGAATGGACGGAGCTCTTTCTAAAGAATTGACTAAAGTATTGAAAAAACAAGGAATGAAATTCTACGTTTCTCATAAAGTAAAATCAGTTGAAAGAAACGGTGATGCTGTTGTGGTTCAAGCTGAAAATGCAAAAGGAGAAACAATCACTCTTGAAGGAGATTATTCATTAGTTTCTGTTGGCCGTCGTCCTTACACAGACGGATTAAACGCTGACAAAGCTGGAGTTAAAATTTCAGACAGAGGACAAGTTGAAGTAAACGATCATTTACAAACAAATGTTCCAAATATTTATGCAATTGGTGACGTTGTTCGTGGAGCGATGTTAGCACATAAAGCAGAGGAAGAGGGAGTAATGGTTGCTGAAATTTTAGCAGGTCAGAAACCACATATCGACTACAACTTAATTCCTGGTGTAGTTTACACTTGGCCAGAAGTTGCAGCAGTTGGACAAACTGAAGAGCAATTGAAAGCTGCTGGAGTGAAATATAAATCTGGAAGTTTCCCATTCAAAGCGTTAGGACGTGCAAGAGCAAGTGCTGACTTAGACGGATTCGTGAAAATCTTGGCTGACGAAAAAACAGATGA
The Flavobacterium humidisoli DNA segment above includes these coding regions:
- a CDS encoding SseB family protein, with amino-acid sequence MGLFEIFKKKKTEFPENELEKCLMLAASNFSTQKEFYHKLLGSQLFIVTSENTISKFGSQTADENTTVQCFIFENGQIPIFTSINRIFEKGIMEKKAPYLSLKGQDLFESLNGATFILNPYSDFAKELLPKEIENLLNGKIYSRIVEQELENKKIQEFNKIFEQAGKKQEGLIFLDGYRKKELKESEKLKLEDSIKDFKKCLEIIPEHWQSMILMSKALQRLEKHQEALEQLELAFKLELENHIIPMEASLEAMHLKDIEKAIFYSEESLKRNPNDFALLGNHAMTLLIAKNDQEAKETIDKAIKLQPNDSINKNVESIIIDVIAGKRERPTFEDAVK
- the lpdA gene encoding dihydrolipoyl dehydrogenase — protein: MSSFDVVIIGSGPGGYVSAIRCAQLGFKTAIVEKYNSLGGTCLNVGCIPSKALLSSSHHYAEIAHFADHGIEVSGDVKINLEKMIARKQAVVDQTVGGINYLMDKNKITVFNGLGSFVDATHIAIAKADGTSETIEAKYTVIATGSKPSSLPFIKIDKERIITSTEALALKEVPKHLVIIGGGVIGIELGQVYLRLGAQVSVVEFMDRIIPGMDGALSKELTKVLKKQGMKFYVSHKVKSVERNGDAVVVQAENAKGETITLEGDYSLVSVGRRPYTDGLNADKAGVKISDRGQVEVNDHLQTNVPNIYAIGDVVRGAMLAHKAEEEGVMVAEILAGQKPHIDYNLIPGVVYTWPEVAAVGQTEEQLKAAGVKYKSGSFPFKALGRARASADLDGFVKILADEKTDEVLGVHMIGARTADLIAEAVTAMEFKASAEDISRMSHAHPTFAEAVKEAALAATENRALHV